In the Paroedura picta isolate Pp20150507F chromosome 15, Ppicta_v3.0, whole genome shotgun sequence genome, one interval contains:
- the PFN4 gene encoding profilin-4, whose product MNQAQSLLIEGLTRTKHVASAALFRIVDGKVLASTPGFNIYSQVQLLVDAFYKNLYQVRRNGLYFKGQHHDCVRADDSAIYAKNKDNGVVAVKTKAFILVATYSQGMYPSVCVEAVEKLADYFRQKGN is encoded by the coding sequence ATGAACCAAGCCCAGAGCTTGCTGATCGAGGGGCTCACGAGGACAAAGCACGTGGCCAGTGCAGCCCTCTTCAGGATCGTTGATGGAAAAGTCTTGGCGTCCACACCTGGCTTCAACATCTATTCACAAGTACAACTCCTCGTCGATGCCTTCTATAAGAACCTGTACCAGGTGAGGAGGAACGGCCTTTACTTCAAAGGCCAGCATCACGACTGCGTCCGGGCGGACGACAGCGCTATCTACGCCAAGAATAAGGATAACGGGGTGGTGGCCGTCAAGACCAAAGCCTTCATCTTGGTGGCGACGTATAGCCAGGGCATGTACCCCAGCGTGTGTGTAGAAGCTGTTGAGAAACTGGCCGACTACTTCAGGCAGAAGGGGAACTGA